One Aciduliprofundum boonei T469 genomic region harbors:
- a CDS encoding cell division protein FtsZ: MFTILGCGGAGVRFAEYVTSQLSVRPILINEHDGDIKVDKKKVMAYATVDKKLINMAFPWISRISSPYIFVLAGLGGVLGTNIARILGKSKRSQSKLIGLFTLPFSSENRGRIELAREALKDIRKSYDMYFILDNDGLLKHYSHIQIRVAMNIPPEVMKHIILDFRNILIKNMLSVPLRGELGIGIGFGSGKNKLEVAINDALDSPWISDGDMVMLFTGDVDIEDARIAAKPYDPVFLDVYRTPYYGEDVKVTIITQK, translated from the coding sequence ATGTTTACCATTCTTGGCTGTGGAGGCGCTGGTGTAAGATTTGCAGAGTATGTTACTTCCCAGCTTTCTGTAAGACCTATCTTAATAAATGAGCATGATGGAGATATAAAAGTGGATAAAAAAAAGGTAATGGCTTATGCTACCGTGGATAAAAAGCTCATAAATATGGCTTTTCCATGGATTTCTAGGATAAGCAGCCCATACATTTTTGTGCTTGCAGGCCTTGGTGGTGTTCTGGGTACAAATATTGCTAGAATCTTGGGAAAGTCTAAAAGAAGTCAGAGCAAGCTGATAGGACTTTTCACCTTGCCCTTCTCTTCTGAGAATCGTGGAAGAATAGAATTGGCCAGGGAGGCCTTGAAGGATATAAGAAAAAGCTACGATATGTACTTCATACTTGATAATGATGGGCTTTTGAAGCATTATTCACATATTCAAATACGAGTTGCTATGAACATTCCTCCAGAGGTTATGAAGCATATAATTTTGGATTTTAGAAATATTCTCATTAAGAACATGCTGAGTGTGCCCTTGAGGGGAGAATTGGGCATAGGCATAGGATTTGGCTCTGGAAAGAATAAATTGGAGGTTGCCATCAACGATGCTCTTGACTCACCATGGATAAGTGATGGAGATATGGTTATGCTATTTACGGGTGATGTGGATATAGAGGATGCAAGAATAGCAGCTAAGCCCTATGATCCTGTATTTTTAGATGTTTATCGCACACCCTATTATGGAGAAGATGTGAAAGTGACAATTATAACGCAAAAATGA
- a CDS encoding tRNA (adenine-N1)-methyltransferase gives MRLAYMLTVLDGKRRYLARKNGMYHIGDFAVLKDLKEGKAKLGTREVYVLRSNLYDYISTIKRKAQIIALKDAAYIIARCGIRSGWRVVEGGAGSGAMSIALLYYTYPDGKVYTYELRDDFAAIAKKNVENAGLQAHWILKKGDIRKDVEERDVDAFILDIPEPWEAVDMAKKALRQSGCIMAYIPTYNQLERVYRKMKSVGFVDLEATEIIKRNILVGDMGTRPDNVEVAHTGFMVFGRKL, from the coding sequence ATGCGATTAGCATATATGCTAACTGTTCTGGATGGGAAAAGAAGATACCTTGCTAGGAAGAATGGCATGTACCACATAGGAGATTTCGCAGTGCTTAAGGATCTAAAGGAAGGCAAAGCCAAGTTAGGAACAAGGGAGGTTTATGTACTTAGAAGCAATTTATATGACTACATAAGTACCATAAAGAGAAAGGCTCAAATTATAGCGCTTAAAGATGCTGCCTACATAATAGCACGATGCGGAATAAGAAGTGGATGGCGTGTGGTTGAAGGAGGTGCTGGATCTGGAGCCATGAGTATTGCATTGTTATATTACACATATCCCGATGGCAAGGTTTATACATATGAGCTAAGAGATGATTTTGCTGCAATTGCAAAGAAAAATGTGGAAAATGCAGGGTTGCAGGCTCATTGGATCTTGAAGAAAGGAGATATAAGGAAGGATGTGGAAGAGAGAGATGTTGATGCGTTCATTCTTGATATTCCAGAGCCATGGGAAGCGGTGGATATGGCTAAAAAAGCCCTTAGGCAATCGGGATGCATTATGGCTTATATCCCTACATACAATCAGCTTGAAAGAGTGTATAGAAAGATGAAGAGCGTGGGATTTGTGGACCTTGAAGCCACAGAGATAATAAAGCGTAACATCCTTGTGGGAGATATGGGAACTAGGCCGGATAATGTGGAAGTTGCCCACACTGGCTTTATGGTTTTTGGAAGAAAATTATGA
- the yciH gene encoding stress response translation initiation inhibitor YciH produces the protein MKKVITGLPDELFALEEISKEQQVIKIYTDKRRYGKTVTIIEGFDPKDVDLKDMARALRKKTASGGTVKDGRIELQGDQREKARKFLESQGYTVEIIE, from the coding sequence ATGAAAAAGGTAATAACTGGACTTCCGGATGAGCTGTTTGCCTTGGAGGAGATTTCCAAGGAGCAGCAAGTGATAAAAATATACACAGATAAAAGGAGATACGGGAAAACAGTGACTATAATAGAGGGGTTTGATCCGAAAGATGTAGATCTGAAAGACATGGCTAGAGCTCTGCGTAAGAAAACGGCTTCTGGTGGAACGGTGAAGGACGGACGCATTGAACTTCAAGGGGATCAGAGAGAGAAAGCCAGAAAATTCTTGGAATCTCAGGGTTATACTGTTGAAATCATAGAGTAA
- a CDS encoding tRNA(Met) cytidine acetyltransferase TmcA, translated as MPEQDILELVDELVKEAKRCNQRRLIVIADKRERGIALLQEILSKVQLSRKITFAKTIDFKVPGEIEELKNSEKYLGTNYELLAMDLHHSFIPNDLGKLINIVEGGGLIILLTPPFENWPKMRNFFHEVILTPPYTMDDIKGNFARWVIKKLKEHNGITIIENGKITKRGNLNCEKRDRKIEIPKKTRFPRDAYEMCMSQDQVRVLQTIERIGKHGVVIITADRGRGKSSVLGIAAGMLAGKLKRIGITAPDFSNIKEIFRFFEISARVRDLKVKRRWKSIVSKNFKIEYVEPVNVEPKKYDLLIVDEAAGIPVPLLLKYLKSKRVIYSTTTHGYEGTGRSFSIRFMKEVRRRVKNLILIEMNEPIRYSKDDPVERWLFDTLLLDSEPPKLEKVEIEKLEYKKYEIEELLSDENKLREYYGIFVLAHYRNNPNDFGILCDAPNHEIRTLEYNGHVVCSVQLAREGGIEKYVDELYYGTTPPGNIVPDVMIKHHRMKDFAKYSGFRIVRIATHPEFMDMGIGSLMLENIKREQGDWIGSSFGATERLMHFWTRNEFYPIHISPKINESTGEYSVVIIYPKKDDIKEKVEMARRKFGERFITSLGEIHKHMEPEIAREILNSLPKYKNLELDPIDWKRLIVYSWGPGNYETMVDVIYRIASSYFFLKCKPKLSREQEIILISKVLQHGQWEEVGRGIGKGGTYVVIELREIMRKFIGGRYNDEVLEFQRRFHGEN; from the coding sequence ATGCCAGAGCAAGACATTTTGGAACTCGTAGATGAACTTGTAAAGGAAGCAAAGCGCTGTAACCAGCGCAGGCTTATAGTCATAGCTGATAAGAGGGAAAGGGGTATAGCGCTCCTGCAAGAGATTTTAAGCAAGGTGCAATTGAGCAGGAAAATTACATTTGCAAAAACCATAGATTTCAAGGTACCCGGAGAGATTGAGGAATTAAAGAACTCCGAGAAATATTTAGGCACGAATTATGAGCTTTTAGCTATGGATTTGCACCATTCTTTCATTCCGAACGACTTGGGAAAATTGATAAACATTGTAGAAGGGGGAGGATTGATCATTCTCTTAACTCCGCCATTTGAGAATTGGCCTAAAATGAGAAATTTCTTCCATGAGGTTATTTTAACTCCCCCATACACTATGGACGATATAAAGGGAAACTTTGCAAGATGGGTTATCAAAAAATTGAAAGAGCACAATGGAATAACGATAATCGAGAATGGAAAGATAACAAAAAGGGGAAATTTGAATTGCGAGAAGAGAGATAGAAAAATTGAAATACCGAAGAAAACAAGATTTCCCAGAGATGCCTACGAAATGTGCATGAGCCAAGACCAGGTTAGAGTTTTACAAACAATCGAAAGGATAGGCAAACATGGGGTAGTAATTATCACGGCAGATAGAGGACGAGGAAAGAGCAGTGTGCTCGGCATTGCTGCAGGCATGCTTGCTGGAAAATTAAAGAGAATTGGTATAACGGCTCCAGATTTCTCGAATATCAAGGAGATCTTCAGGTTCTTTGAGATAAGCGCTAGAGTGAGAGATTTAAAAGTGAAAAGAAGATGGAAAAGCATCGTATCTAAAAATTTCAAAATCGAGTATGTAGAACCAGTGAATGTAGAGCCGAAAAAGTACGATTTACTTATAGTAGATGAGGCCGCGGGTATTCCAGTACCACTCTTGCTTAAGTATTTAAAATCGAAGAGGGTTATATACTCTACAACCACGCATGGCTACGAAGGAACAGGGCGCTCTTTCTCAATAAGGTTTATGAAGGAAGTTAGAAGGAGGGTGAAGAATTTAATATTGATAGAGATGAACGAACCAATAAGATACAGCAAAGATGACCCAGTTGAAAGATGGCTATTTGATACCTTGCTCCTAGACTCAGAGCCACCAAAGCTCGAAAAGGTGGAAATTGAAAAATTAGAGTACAAGAAATACGAAATTGAAGAGTTGCTAAGTGATGAGAATAAACTGAGAGAGTACTATGGCATATTTGTCCTTGCTCACTATAGAAACAACCCCAACGATTTTGGAATACTTTGTGATGCCCCCAACCATGAAATAAGAACTCTGGAGTACAATGGGCATGTTGTATGCTCAGTGCAGCTTGCAAGAGAGGGAGGTATTGAAAAATATGTGGATGAGCTCTACTACGGAACAACTCCTCCAGGGAATATAGTGCCAGATGTTATGATAAAGCACCACAGAATGAAGGATTTTGCAAAATATTCAGGATTTAGAATTGTTAGAATTGCAACGCATCCAGAGTTTATGGATATGGGCATTGGAAGTTTGATGCTTGAAAATATAAAAAGAGAGCAAGGAGATTGGATTGGCTCTTCCTTCGGTGCTACTGAGCGCCTTATGCACTTCTGGACAAGAAACGAATTCTATCCAATACATATATCTCCAAAAATAAATGAAAGTACAGGCGAGTATTCAGTGGTGATAATTTATCCTAAGAAGGATGATATAAAAGAAAAGGTTGAGATGGCGAGAAGAAAATTCGGAGAGAGATTCATAACGAGTTTGGGAGAGATACACAAACACATGGAGCCAGAAATTGCAAGAGAAATTCTTAACTCTTTGCCGAAGTATAAGAATTTAGAACTTGACCCGATTGACTGGAAGAGATTGATAGTGTATTCCTGGGGCCCTGGAAATTATGAGACTATGGTGGATGTGATTTACAGAATTGCATCCTCTTACTTCTTTCTAAAGTGCAAGCCAAAATTGAGCAGAGAACAGGAGATAATTCTAATATCAAAGGTATTGCAGCACGGGCAATGGGAAGAGGTTGGAAGGGGCATAGGAAAAGGTGGTACTTATGTGGTCATAGAATTGCGCGAGATAATGAGAAAATTCATAGGAGGAAGATACAATGACGAGGTACTTGAATTTCAGCGAAGATTTCATGGAGAAAATTAA
- a CDS encoding ASCH domain-containing protein: MTRYLNFSEDFMEKIKRGEKRATLRLGVKDYKVGEEVAIRCGDKIIGKAVIKSVNYKKFKELSQEDIILDGYKKKDELKSALEKFYGKFSEDNIFTQIIFELSEVH, translated from the coding sequence ATGACGAGGTACTTGAATTTCAGCGAAGATTTCATGGAGAAAATTAAAAGAGGAGAGAAAAGAGCCACGCTGAGATTGGGGGTAAAGGACTATAAGGTTGGAGAGGAAGTGGCAATAAGGTGCGGAGATAAGATAATAGGAAAGGCAGTAATAAAAAGCGTAAATTACAAAAAATTCAAAGAGCTAAGTCAAGAGGATATAATTTTAGACGGCTACAAAAAAAAGGATGAACTAAAATCTGCTTTAGAGAAATTCTACGGAAAATTCTCTGAAGACAATATATTCACGCAGATAATCTTTGAGTTAAGTGAAGTACATTAG
- a CDS encoding cyclic nucleotide-binding/CBS domain-containing protein, with product MARAMKSITVEEVMSRNPRIVSGELTVEEGAKILKDLGISTLIIEEEGKPVGIVTDRDFVTKIIAEGLPPSTKLRDIMSTPIIMIPHKENLEDAAKIMTRRKIRKLPVIKDDKIVGILSENDIARISPDLIALAQEYANIHQENSEKEKMEEYIAGKCEVCGQFSLRLTLYNGMLVCPECLDSMR from the coding sequence ATGGCGAGGGCTATGAAGAGCATAACCGTTGAAGAAGTAATGTCTAGAAATCCACGCATAGTATCTGGGGAGCTCACAGTGGAAGAGGGGGCAAAAATTCTGAAAGATTTAGGCATAAGCACACTCATCATAGAGGAGGAGGGCAAGCCCGTTGGTATCGTAACAGATAGAGATTTTGTTACAAAAATCATTGCGGAGGGACTACCTCCAAGTACAAAATTGAGAGACATAATGAGCACTCCAATAATTATGATTCCACACAAAGAGAATTTAGAGGATGCTGCAAAGATAATGACCCGGAGGAAAATAAGAAAATTACCCGTAATAAAGGATGATAAAATCGTAGGCATACTTTCCGAGAACGATATTGCGAGAATCTCCCCGGACCTCATAGCCCTCGCCCAAGAGTATGCAAATATTCATCAAGAGAATTCAGAGAAGGAGAAAATGGAGGAGTACATTGCAGGAAAATGCGAGGTATGTGGCCAATTCTCCCTACGCTTAACCCTGTACAACGGCATGCTCGTTTGTCCAGAATGCCTCGATTCCATGAGGTGA
- a CDS encoding V4R domain-containing protein, translated as MDRIYVTKEEILKIEEMYMDIMSYASIGLLLRTGESIGDVITERLPREDYFESLKDILKLRGWVDDIEFEKDKVIVKGSVEVHKSKFPTCHILRGIIRKIYENYYKTIVNVEEEKCESMGDDNCVFKISMVG; from the coding sequence ATGGATAGAATCTATGTTACGAAAGAGGAGATTTTGAAAATTGAAGAGATGTACATGGATATAATGTCCTATGCCTCCATAGGTCTGCTACTCAGAACCGGAGAGAGCATAGGAGATGTAATAACAGAAAGATTACCGAGAGAAGATTATTTTGAATCCCTCAAAGATATCTTGAAACTGAGAGGTTGGGTTGACGATATCGAGTTTGAGAAAGATAAAGTTATAGTAAAGGGCTCCGTGGAGGTTCATAAATCAAAATTTCCCACCTGTCATATTCTGCGGGGAATAATAAGAAAAATCTACGAAAATTACTACAAGACAATTGTAAATGTGGAGGAGGAGAAGTGCGAGAGCATGGGTGATGATAATTGCGTGTTCAAGATAAGCATGGTGGGGTGA
- a CDS encoding roadblock/LC7 domain-containing protein — translation MKGYAIIGKDGKFIEGRLPDGLDKDKFCIMCAAAFGSGYTAQREIKDMTFKVVIEGGKDNIIIREFDQKKLVVIIGSEEDLEKFMKGEYL, via the coding sequence ATGAAAGGATATGCAATAATTGGTAAGGATGGAAAATTCATAGAGGGAAGATTACCTGATGGTTTAGATAAGGATAAGTTTTGCATAATGTGTGCAGCCGCCTTTGGCTCGGGTTATACCGCTCAGAGAGAGATTAAAGATATGACATTCAAAGTTGTTATAGAAGGAGGAAAAGATAACATAATAATAAGAGAATTTGACCAGAAAAAATTGGTGGTAATAATAGGAAGCGAAGAAGATTTAGAGAAATTCATGAAAGGTGAATATCTATGA
- a CDS encoding SDR family NAD(P)-dependent oxidoreductase has protein sequence MKNVIVTGASRGIGRAIAIELAKRGYRVGINYNKSEKEARELANLINEKYGEAHPYKADVSSYQEIKNMVDSFHNDFGEIYGLVANAGIYIRKRMREMTIEDWKRTIDVNLNGAFYLVKASLPYISYGSIVFIASQLAFKGSESSVAYGASKAGILGLMRSLALQLAPDIRVNAVAPGTIDTDMISTYTPKQRREREEKIPLKRIGKPNEVAKVVAFLLSEDSSYITGATIDVNGGLYIR, from the coding sequence ATGAAAAATGTAATAGTTACAGGAGCCTCAAGGGGCATAGGGAGGGCAATAGCAATTGAACTAGCCAAAAGAGGATACAGAGTAGGAATAAACTATAATAAATCAGAAAAAGAGGCAAGAGAGCTTGCAAATCTTATAAATGAGAAATACGGTGAGGCGCATCCATATAAGGCAGATGTTAGCTCATATCAAGAGATTAAGAATATGGTTGATTCCTTTCACAATGATTTTGGGGAGATATACGGGCTCGTGGCAAACGCTGGAATTTACATAAGAAAGAGAATGAGGGAGATGACCATAGAGGACTGGAAAAGAACAATAGATGTGAATTTAAACGGAGCATTTTATCTCGTAAAGGCGTCCTTGCCTTACATATCCTATGGCTCGATAGTTTTCATTGCATCTCAGCTTGCCTTCAAAGGGTCTGAAAGTAGCGTAGCTTATGGAGCATCCAAAGCAGGAATTTTAGGATTAATGCGTTCTCTCGCACTTCAACTAGCTCCAGATATCCGGGTAAATGCGGTTGCTCCTGGCACAATTGATACGGATATGATATCCACATACACCCCTAAGCAAAGGAGGGAGAGAGAAGAGAAGATACCATTAAAGAGAATTGGCAAACCGAACGAGGTAGCAAAAGTCGTTGCCTTCCTGCTAAGCGAAGATTCCTCATACATAACAGGAGCTACCATTGATGTGAATGGAGGACTCTACATAAGATGA
- a CDS encoding HAD family hydrolase, whose translation MLVIFDLDGTLIDTKQEILAVFSQAFENLGKKLDYSKMEKNIGLPLEELLEALLGKYDKRFEEEIKRIYYSPRERKIRIFPGLDELIKNDGFKKAILTSKRRKTALTDLKYLGIDNYFPIIIGADDVEKRKPCKEGIEKIIELANCKDRKKVFMVGDTEMDILAAKRAGVKSVAVTWGFRDENFLKKYEPDYIARNSKELKDILGL comes from the coding sequence ATGCTGGTTATATTTGATCTCGATGGCACATTGATCGATACGAAGCAGGAAATCTTAGCTGTTTTCTCTCAGGCCTTTGAAAATTTAGGAAAAAAATTAGATTACTCAAAGATGGAGAAGAATATAGGGCTACCATTGGAAGAACTCTTAGAAGCTTTGCTAGGCAAATACGATAAGAGATTTGAGGAGGAAATAAAAAGGATTTATTACTCTCCTAGAGAGAGAAAGATAAGAATATTTCCGGGGTTAGATGAGCTCATTAAAAATGATGGCTTTAAAAAGGCCATACTTACATCGAAAAGAAGAAAAACTGCTCTTACAGATTTAAAATACCTTGGCATTGACAATTATTTCCCAATAATAATTGGAGCGGATGATGTTGAAAAAAGAAAACCCTGTAAAGAAGGAATTGAGAAGATAATAGAGCTTGCAAACTGCAAAGATAGAAAAAAAGTTTTCATGGTAGGAGATACCGAGATGGATATACTCGCTGCAAAGAGAGCAGGAGTAAAAAGTGTAGCAGTTACTTGGGGATTTAGAGATGAGAATTTTTTGAAAAAATATGAGCCAGATTACATAGCTCGCAATTCTAAAGAGCTTAAGGATATCCTAGGACTCTAA
- a CDS encoding protein-L-isoaspartate(D-aspartate) O-methyltransferase: MNNEHMVETLAMYGYIKSERIKEAFLKVDRANFVPEEYRDKAYFDDPLPIGHAQTISAPSMVAIMLELLELFEGAKVLEIGTGSGYNACLMACAGAEVYTIERIPALRDMAKKNMEKCPCRSKVRILLGDGSGGYEAEAPYDRIIVTCGAPDVPSPLIEQLKIGGIMVIPIGGTFFQELYVIKKERNGLKKRVWGDVAFVPMVGKYGHRWA, translated from the coding sequence GTGAATAATGAGCATATGGTTGAGACATTGGCGATGTACGGGTACATAAAAAGTGAGAGAATAAAAGAAGCCTTCTTGAAGGTGGACAGGGCGAATTTTGTGCCTGAGGAGTATAGGGATAAAGCGTATTTTGACGATCCTTTGCCCATAGGGCATGCCCAGACCATAAGTGCGCCAAGTATGGTTGCAATAATGCTTGAATTACTGGAATTATTTGAAGGAGCTAAAGTCCTGGAGATAGGCACGGGCTCTGGCTATAATGCCTGTCTTATGGCATGCGCTGGAGCTGAGGTTTACACCATAGAGAGAATACCTGCGCTGAGAGATATGGCAAAAAAGAATATGGAGAAATGTCCTTGCAGGTCCAAGGTAAGAATTTTGCTCGGCGATGGCTCTGGTGGATATGAAGCCGAAGCGCCTTACGATAGGATAATTGTAACCTGCGGAGCTCCAGATGTACCTTCTCCTCTGATAGAGCAATTGAAAATCGGGGGCATAATGGTAATTCCCATAGGCGGAACATTTTTTCAAGAGTTGTATGTGATAAAGAAAGAGAGAAATGGTTTAAAAAAGAGAGTTTGGGGAGATGTGGCCTTTGTACCTATGGTGGGTAAATATGGTCATAGGTGGGCTTAG
- a CDS encoding alpha/beta fold hydrolase, giving the protein MYPLDFDGKLVFFPTEDNLKTSGFLMPARGKDVVLFVHGMGGNFYKDGFLKGARELVKRDVAFFSFNTRGAEVVKDFRDINGEHHMLGTAFEIFEDTVKDISAAITYLTNIGYEKFHLLGHSTGCQKILFYQYSTQDERVKSLIHVSPAEDYEIWKNELGVDFERFVAIAKDMMDKGEGNRIIIPLYERTGELWSARRFLSFADKSNMEARMFDYKNLSIFSQIRTPTLIFLGKDDQYFLKDLEWYKEKLERSYKGEKIKIEIMPGDHSFHGYEDILFRRIAEFIKDL; this is encoded by the coding sequence ATGTACCCTCTGGACTTTGATGGAAAACTCGTCTTTTTCCCAACAGAAGATAATTTAAAAACTTCTGGATTTCTCATGCCTGCAAGAGGAAAAGATGTGGTTTTATTCGTACACGGTATGGGTGGAAACTTCTACAAGGATGGCTTTTTGAAAGGTGCAAGAGAATTGGTTAAAAGAGATGTGGCCTTTTTTTCCTTTAACACCAGAGGTGCAGAGGTAGTCAAAGATTTCAGAGATATTAATGGTGAGCATCACATGCTTGGCACTGCTTTTGAAATCTTTGAAGATACCGTTAAGGATATAAGTGCAGCCATAACCTATCTTACCAATATCGGATATGAAAAATTTCATCTCTTGGGGCACAGCACAGGATGCCAAAAGATCCTTTTCTATCAATATTCAACTCAAGATGAGAGGGTAAAGAGCTTAATTCATGTCTCTCCCGCAGAAGATTATGAAATCTGGAAAAATGAACTAGGAGTGGATTTTGAAAGATTTGTGGCAATCGCTAAAGATATGATGGATAAAGGAGAAGGAAATAGGATAATAATACCTCTGTATGAGAGAACTGGAGAACTCTGGAGCGCTAGAAGATTCTTGAGTTTCGCTGATAAATCAAATATGGAAGCAAGAATGTTTGATTATAAAAATCTAAGCATCTTTTCACAGATCCGCACTCCCACCTTAATTTTCTTGGGCAAAGATGACCAATATTTCTTGAAAGATTTAGAGTGGTATAAAGAGAAATTGGAGAGAAGTTACAAGGGGGAAAAGATAAAAATAGAAATCATGCCAGGAGACCATAGCTTTCATGGATATGAGGACATTTTGTTCCGTAGGATTGCAGAGTTTATTAAAGACCTCTAA
- a CDS encoding HDIG domain-containing metalloprotein → MKVEKIFPEVNEIKDLEIRKKVIKIWEYAIEKGGWKDYPLDKIPFTLLIPTERNLVEHTRAVTRMAMAVAKERGDVNMDFIIAGGLLHDVAKLLEFGLENGKVVKSEYGKRIRHPVGGAMLAEKFDLPYQIAHIIAAHSKEGEFVTRIPEAVIIHHCDFIDFHIEKGKLQ, encoded by the coding sequence ATGAAAGTCGAAAAGATTTTTCCGGAAGTTAATGAGATAAAAGACCTAGAGATTCGCAAAAAAGTAATAAAAATTTGGGAATATGCTATTGAAAAGGGAGGATGGAAAGATTATCCTCTGGATAAAATTCCCTTCACGCTCTTAATCCCTACAGAGAGAAACTTGGTAGAGCATACCCGTGCTGTTACTAGGATGGCTATGGCAGTTGCTAAGGAGCGTGGAGATGTGAATATGGATTTCATTATTGCAGGTGGATTATTGCATGATGTTGCCAAGCTCCTTGAATTTGGTCTTGAGAATGGAAAAGTCGTGAAAAGTGAGTATGGAAAGCGTATTAGGCATCCAGTTGGAGGTGCTATGCTCGCTGAGAAATTTGATTTGCCCTATCAGATTGCCCACATTATAGCGGCGCATTCTAAAGAGGGTGAGTTCGTTACTCGCATTCCGGAGGCTGTGATAATCCACCATTGTGATTTCATAGATTTCCACATTGAGAAGGGAAAATTACAATGA
- a CDS encoding carboxymuconolactone decarboxylase family protein, with the protein MDPEETLNEIGMYLEKLGKDYPQETGAFMSFLRRTIQEKALDTKTKELIALALGIAAGCEWCIVLHTKNALEAGAKPEELVEAGYVAVLMAGGPALMHLIPLMKAIEEFKK; encoded by the coding sequence ATGGATCCGGAAGAAACCCTTAACGAGATAGGAATGTATCTTGAAAAATTGGGTAAGGATTATCCTCAAGAGACAGGGGCGTTTATGTCATTCCTAAGGCGCACTATACAGGAAAAGGCACTTGATACAAAAACTAAAGAACTCATTGCCCTTGCCTTAGGTATTGCTGCCGGCTGTGAATGGTGCATCGTATTGCATACGAAGAATGCACTTGAAGCAGGTGCTAAGCCCGAGGAGTTAGTAGAAGCAGGATATGTGGCTGTGCTTATGGCTGGAGGACCAGCTTTGATGCATCTCATACCTCTTATGAAGGCGATAGAGGAATTCAAAAAGTAA
- a CDS encoding DNA-3-methyladenine glycosylase, whose amino-acid sequence MKLYGIDKIWEFSEDKDIEGLMQEEKNGRIGVINSTPKFENSLARNYPIVIVDSHGDYFHPNFRFSPLPISFFERDAKDVALELLGKIIVYDGLAGKIVETEAYYGNKDPASRAYKGKKNYNRGMWLSGGHIFIYMVHANWMFNITTDGEEAQAVLIRSVEPIAGLKKMYERRGKRLKELCNGPGKWTRAFGIKKEMNEESLGGEIFIAQSPWNEFKVARAHRIGVRNDLEEPLRFFIKDSQYVSVRKIS is encoded by the coding sequence TTGAAACTGTATGGGATAGATAAGATATGGGAGTTCTCAGAAGATAAAGATATTGAAGGGTTAATGCAGGAGGAAAAGAATGGCAGGATAGGAGTGATAAACTCCACCCCCAAATTTGAAAATTCCTTGGCTAGAAATTATCCCATTGTAATCGTTGATTCTCATGGTGATTATTTTCATCCCAATTTTAGATTCTCACCTCTACCAATCTCCTTCTTTGAGAGGGACGCAAAGGATGTAGCTTTAGAGCTCCTCGGTAAGATTATTGTTTACGATGGACTCGCAGGAAAAATAGTGGAAACTGAAGCGTATTACGGAAATAAAGACCCTGCATCACGAGCATACAAGGGAAAGAAGAATTACAACAGGGGAATGTGGCTTTCTGGGGGGCACATATTCATATATATGGTGCATGCAAACTGGATGTTCAATATAACTACGGATGGTGAAGAGGCGCAAGCCGTACTAATTCGCTCCGTTGAGCCAATTGCTGGACTTAAGAAAATGTATGAGCGCAGGGGTAAAAGGTTAAAGGAACTCTGCAACGGACCTGGCAAATGGACAAGAGCTTTTGGTATAAAAAAGGAAATGAACGAGGAATCTTTGGGGGGAGAGATTTTTATTGCGCAATCTCCCTGGAATGAGTTTAAGGTGGCAAGAGCTCACAGGATAGGTGTTAGAAATGATCTTGAAGAGCCTCTCAGATTCTTTATAAAAGATTCTCAATATGTTTCCGTAAGAAAAATATCGTAA
- a CDS encoding preprotein translocase subunit Sec61beta, whose protein sequence is MAKKNKGTGFQSAAGLIRYFEEEKSKGPKIDPKLVVYMAIIFALVVELAKIYWPA, encoded by the coding sequence ATGGCGAAGAAGAACAAGGGTACAGGTTTTCAATCTGCGGCTGGTTTGATAAGGTATTTTGAGGAAGAGAAGAGCAAGGGACCAAAGATAGATCCAAAACTTGTGGTGTACATGGCCATAATATTTGCGCTTGTTGTTGAACTTGCCAAAATTTACTGGCCTGCATGA